One Molothrus ater isolate BHLD 08-10-18 breed brown headed cowbird chromosome 11, BPBGC_Mater_1.1, whole genome shotgun sequence genomic window, GTCActgtgctcagctgagctgttcTGTGGGTGCAGACCTGACACAGTGAAGGTACAGTGAGCTTGGGACATGAGACCCAAAAATAAAGGTCAGACTCCTGGTGCTGTGGTTATGGGTCTAGAGGCAGGCTGGATGGTTGTATTTCCCATGCTGATTTTGAAGGGAAGTTGTGgaaggaagaagatgaagagAAACCTGAGGAGCCTATCCTGCCTTTTCTGGGGCTGAATGATCCCAAGGTGAGCTAAAAACCTCTAAACTTAGTTTGAGTAGGAGGTGTGGAGTGGCAAGGGAGGTCTGAATGGTCTGGAAGATATCATGGGAATTAGAGTAGAGAAAGGTGCAAGAATTGGAATAGAATGCCATCTCTTGGGCAAGTGGAGAGAAGTGGAAGGTGTGGAATTTGATTACATTGAGATGTTAGGCCTTCTTCCTAGGGGAGGTAGTAGGAGGCTGGATGTAAAGATAGTTTTGTGATGGAGAAACTCAACTTGTTTAAGGGATTCTTGTCATGGAGACTTTGCCATGTGAAAGCAGGTGCTGAGTGTTTGGGATAATGACAGGTTGGTAGGAAAGACTCAACTTtggcagaggctggaggagtGAGAGATTATGGAAAGGAGGCTGCTGGGGTCACTGAGAAGAGTATGGGGGATTGGAGGAGGAAGAGACTGAAgtgaaagggaataaaaatgaaTGGGGAATGCTATAGCAAAAAATGTAAGTAGAAGGGGTATTAGCAAATAGAATGGATATGAAGAGCTGAGTTGTGGTTGCTGTAGGAACCAGTGCTTTGAGTCCTAGAGATCTTAAATGTTTAGCTCTGCATTGACAAGGCACTTCTGCACTGATAAAAGCAGTGTTTGCATTTCAAGTTCCACTGATGTGGAGCAGCATCACCTGGGGATGTAGGGATCTTTCTGCCCTTCATTTCCTGTGTGCTGTGTTGTGTTAGGgtcttttctgtttccttgggGCAGATATCCtcagctgtttgctgctggCATGTTGTCAGGAGTGTTCACAACAGTAATCATGGCTCCAGGAGAGAGAATCAAGTGCCTTTTACAGGTAAGGCATTGGATGGTGGTGATGGGAATTTAATTTTAGGGGTCTTGTCTTTCCATAGCAGGAATTTCTTTGGTTAGTGCATTTACTCTGTTCTGTTTTTTGACAGGACTGAGACAACTGTCATTTAATGCAGCTGTGTCATGAAGAAGCATTAAACAAACCCACCATGACAGTATAAGTACACACAGCATTAGTTGCTCTATTCATTTTACACAGCCCAAGCCTTATGCTGTGGGACACTACATGAGGCTTCCATAGATACCTCAGTCCACTTCAAAGTATGGAAAAGTCAACTTTTTTTGAATGaaagttttccttaaaaaaaaaaaaggtgtaaacTTGCTAGATCATGAGACTCTTTCTGGTGCAAAGAAGTTCTGTTACCTTGACAGTTCCCATGCAGAGTTAAGGAATGCATTTCCAAACAGTGTTCTGACATTTGGGTGGCTGTTAGCTCTGCACCTTCTGCGGGGGTTTGAAAGTATTGTTGAAAAATGCAAACCTGAACAAATGAAATGCCATCTTTAGCAGGTGTGGGAAGTTCTGCTTGTTTCAGACTGTGTTGAACTCTGTTAATACAGTGATGGGTGGTCACATGTTAGTTCTGACAGACAGGATATTATCATGGAAGGTTTTATACACATACAAATGGCTTTGAATTTCACTATTTGAAGACTACTTTTTCTCTGTGTGGAATTATCTAAGTGACTTGAGTTATTTCAAACTtacactgtgaaaaaaataaaggagaatcTATTCTCTGCATGGAGCAGTAACCACAGCCTCAGCTTTAAcgtgagagctgctggaggaagtgAGGCAGAGGCTCCCTAGGCAGGAGCGTGTGCTCCTTCCTCTCTGGAAACACATGTGAGGCTCTCTAACCCTTGGCTGAACAATTCTGCATTGACCAGAAACCTTCAGTGGTCAGAAACTCTCACTTTAACCCTGCAGATCCAGGCAGCTACAGGTGAAACCAAGTACAGTGGCTCCCTGGACTGTGCCAAGCAGCTGTACCGCGAGTCCGGGATCCGCGGCGTGTACAAGGGAACCGTGCTGACCCTCATGAGaggtgagggacagggctggcccatccctgctggggggctgcaggatggCAAGCCTGACACAGGATGGGAGATCTCACTGTCCCTTTAGGCAATTGGAGGGGTTGTGTcacccattttcttttttctttttcttttttttttttttttttttcagtctgcagAGCTACTCCAGTGCCTCAAAGGGCCTGAGAAATAAACATGAGATTCTCAGTGGGTGAGGAAGAGATTAGATGACAAGGATCAGAGGGATATAGGAAGTAATTAAGATCTGAGGAGCCAAGAGGAATGAGAGACttcaggagaggagcagagagaacaaagagaagagaaaaatgcagaagtgggccttttaaaaaaattattttcttctttttttcttctttttttctccttgagaGAAAGATTGTGCCTGTCTGTTACTGTTGCTGTATAATActgactgctttaaaaaatgtggTGGCAGCAGTCATGCTTTCTACCCTTTTGAGACTGGGTTATTTTGAACTGGGATGTCATGACCCCTCTCTCAAATACAACAACAACTAAGTAATTGTGCCAGACCCAGAATCCTTTATGTATTTTAGTAATTCCactttgaaaaactgaaatttctgtattttgttaCTTCAGTTTAGGAATTGGTTCTATCCTCTGCTTCTCACACAAGTGTAGCAGCCTGCAGTGTAACTCTGGCAGTGTCCCTAGATAGGGGCTGGTTCTCCAGTTTAGGCACGGGATAAGAATAGGCTGTGGGagtagcttaaaaaaaaccaaaacaagaccCATCACCTGCAGAAAGAAATCCCCAAACAGAATCATTAGAACTAATAGTGTGCAAAATTCATGAAGTTCCTGCGCTGCTGTGATGTGCTGTGCagaaatttggacagtttagAGCTGTCTCATCATTAGTGTAATGTAACCAGGTTACAGCCTGGCTTGATAGGCTGCTGacagaaaagttattttccaGTTCTTGCCATTAGCACCTGCTCTCCATGGGAAAGTTCAGCCTCCTCTGTCTAAGGCAGcagaagatttttattttgtttgtagaagaggttcagaaaaaaaatctgtatgtgcttagtggtgctgctgggctggcatgGGGCTGGTGCCTCTGGGCTTCCTTTGGTTTCCCACTCCTCAGAGCCTTTGCTGTTTACCCACCAGACGTCCCGGCCAGCGGAATGTACTTCATGACGTACGAGTGGCTCAAGAACATTCTGACCCCTCAGGGAAAGAGGTCAGTGAAATCTCACAGTCACCACTCTCTGCACTTCCCAGACACTGCTGATTCATCTCCCCAGCTACGAAGAGATTTACAGCAGTATcatcaaaacaaattttaaaaagagaagaatggTTGCTCATCTAGTGAGTTGAACTGGTTTGGTCTGGGGTTAGCTgacaattaaaataatattctgaGTTTCTCTCAGATTCCAGTTTGGATCTTATTAGCCAAGTAAGGAATACTTAAAGTAGTTTCAACCCTGTATGCACACAGAGAGCTGTGTGAGATTTGGAAATGCTGGAGagctttgctggatttttttggggggtttagttggttggttggtttggtttttgtttttttgttggtttttttttttttttttccccagagcatgtgtgtgtgtgctgctaaataaaaatatttgaatctTTAGGGTGTAGTTGGTCCATCTTGGAAAGGTTGCTCAGATACTGCACTGTCTCTGTCTGCAGCATTGTGCTGCCTTCtggctgccagccaggctgtcTTTTTGATTGTCACCTTAGtcaaaacaaaaagttttactttttctcctttttaaatctttttttcactttttcctccCACCCCACTCTGATCCTGCCACAGTGTGAGTGACCTCAGTGTGCCTAGGATCCTCTTTGCTGGAGGCCTGGCTGGGATCTTCAACTGGGCAGTTGCCATCCCACCAGACGTGCTGAAATCACGTTTCCAGACTGGTGAGTTGCATTCCAGGGTGTCACAGCCACACTCCTGTGGTGCtcctgggaatgggctgggcagggatggaaggTCTTGAGTGGTGCTTGAGACAACTGCATGAAAACCCACGGGTGTTCCTAGCATTCTAGTTGGTTTCCTCACAAATTTTTGGCACATCAGGCTGCACTGCTCTGTTTCTGAATCCTTGATAATATAATGATCTTGATTTGAGGTACCTGATTTGAAACCTAAGCATAGAACTCATAATAGTAGAATTGTAATGGCTGTTTTAtaacaaatgtaattttttgagaagttttattatttcacCTCAGACACAATTGTATAAATTGTAGCCTGTGCTATCTGCAGTTTATAGTAACAGGGTGCTGAGAACATTGCTTTTGgactggcagctctgctctttaATGTCTGTGGCCTAATTACAGTTAGAATGACCCCAGACCTTGTGCTTCAGCAGAGTTGGACAGGTTTTTCCTTGGTTTCTCTGCCAGTCCTGTCAgtgaatatttttgttaaggCTCCCCATGGTCTCTGTGGACTCAACTCTCCATTGGATAGTGACCATTTTTCTTGAGTCACAAATCATGATAATCATTTCCTCATGATTATCATGAGGAAacctcatttctttttctctgagcaatGGCTGCTGTGGTTGTTTGTACCATACCAAGGGCTGAGAGGGAAGCCCATCACAGCTTTGTTCTACTGAGTCTCCACACAgtctccagtgctgctgtgtggatGACATGGGTTCATGGTGGTTCAGTTTAACTGGGCTGATCTGTGGCTACCTTTTCAgagggctggcagaggcagaatttcccagggcagtgtcaggagaagaaagaaattgtgtTTTGAATAGagtagcttttaaaaaacacctCAGCATATCCACGTAACATCAGCTTTGGAACATCCTGTGCTTTTCATTTGAAGTCTGTCGGTGCTCTTGGCTGGGGCATATGATAGGATCATTTTCTTATTAACCAGCTTCATCAGTTTTTGTATCTGACATTCCTATCACCTAAGTGCAGCTCTTGAGAGAGCTGTGATCAGCAGTGCAAGTAACAGCTCAGACTTCCAACCCTGACAAAAGTTActctcctttcttccctgcctgcaATGACTTGATGGTGTAAATTCTTTGGTTTACAAACCAACTTCTGTTCACTGAGCCTTGCTGAGCTCTCTTGTCTGTTTGCTGTAGCAGTGAGAACCTCTAGAAAACCCTGGGCTGTTACCTGTGGCACAGCCTTCAGCCCTCGCCACTGCCACACATCTGGACTAATGTGTTGTGCATCcctttcagctcctgcaggaaaatacCCCAATGGCTTTAGAGATGTGCTGAGGGAGCTCATCAGAGAGGAAGGAGTTGCATCTCTGTACAAGGGCTTCACAGCTGTGATGATCAGGGCCTTTCCTGCCAACGCGGTGAGTGCGCCGGGATCCCGGCTGGGCTTGGGGTGCTCACAGTGAGTGTTTGCAGTCTGGAGGGGACACAAGTGCACCATTCCAGAGAGGTTCTTGTCACTGCAGGTACTTTTGACTGTTGGTGTTCAGATTCTGAAACTGTGCTTTAATCTAGGAGCAACAAGTAAATCTTTCTTCAAAGCTTTGCATGAAAGCTCTGTGTTGACTTTCTCTGATAGTTTTTAGCTACTGGTTTTTAGCTGTAGAAGATGGAATAAGTTTGGACTCACTTTCCCTTCAATAAATAATGAGCCTAACAGAGCCAAAGTTCAGCCTTTGTGTGGAGGGATACAGTAGAATTCCTGCTTCTGGGTCAAGACTTTTTTggtcctcttcctccttccatATAAAGCACATTAGGTGTTCATAGTGCAGCAGTTCAAAAGCCTTGCTTGAAAGAGATTGTTAGAATCCTTATTTGTTCTGtgttctcttttccaggcatgttttcttggttttgaagTCGCTATGAAGTTTCTTAACTGGGTTGCACCTGGTCTATGAAGACTAGGAAGTCTGGAAAcgagagaggagaaggaagagagtgCAAATCTGCCTCACAGGAATAAATTAATGATCACTTAATATTTCAGGAATAATTGTTTGCCTAATGCCTTTTTGCCTTTCTCACATTCTTTAGGTGGTGCTATGTGCCAGTCAGAAATGCAAGCTGTAACTCTGACAGAGTTGGTGAGGAGCTAGGGGTGACAAATCTCCTGAGCCAaccacagcagtgacactgctAACACACAGCTGTCACTATCACACGTGCTACCTTAAGTACTTCCTCATGGAAGAAGGGGACACATCTTAAAATGTAGTTCTTTATTTACTGAAGAAACATGTAGCATTAATGCTGAAAAACCtcctttaaattatttttggcaGCATGTACTTAACTCTCAGGGCATAAGTCAGCAGCTGCACGTGGTTGTGTCTGCAGGCAATGTCAGGCAATGTTCTCATCTCCTGTAGTTTGTCACTTGTGGCTGTTTCTGTGTTAACACTGGTTTTAATCTCCTGTGCAtgtgcagcagcaaacacaacTCAGCAGGGGAGGCCAGAGCTATGTCCCAGTGGGTTTAGAGGTGTTGCAGGTACCATATCAGGTCCTGCACACTGATCTTTTCTGTGGAACTAGGACACAAAATGCATTATGTTTAACATTTGTACTAAGCTTTACTGAGGGAGCCAGTGGGGAAATGTGTTTGATTAACCTGAACTGTTCTCTCAAATCCTTTCTGTCCCATTGAAGAGAACCCAAATCTGATTTCAAAAGTATAGCACAGCTCATAGCGATCTGTGATATGTTTGATTCATCAAATACTGTGTGCTGGCATTCAATCCCTGACACCGACGTGAGAAAATTTAATGGCACATCCAAGAACTGAATTTCTCTGACATGAGGGGGACACATGAAGAGGACACTGGCTCTGCAATTTTGACTAACTTTATTCTTTCTCCTATTCTTTGGTTTTCTCTTATTAAACATGATCACATTTTCATTTGAGAAGTGACTAATACTGAGAAGCAAATagcaaattttaatttctttttgttgtgaTGCAGTGTTACTGGAACTCAATAAAACTAGGTGCTGCTTGGCTAGAATGTGTGCTTTGGTTCATTTACTTTTTGCATGGTCATGCATGCTTAGTTTTGCAAAAGTTTTCCAATTCTTAATTCCCAGATTGGTTGGTAAAtaagctgtgctgtgctgtcttTGATTGCTAACCCTTTGCCTTTTAGCTTTTCAATTTCTGACATGAGCTATGGAAAGGAATATTCTGCACTTGGCATGTTTGCCATAAAAGTCCTTTTAGGTGCTGCATTGTGGATGCAAATTTTTAGCTATAAAGCAACACACTAAATAGCACATTTGGAACAAATAACACATACTTTGTGGAAAGTACCTGGAGTGGTCTCTTGACCTGTACCATGAGGACACAGCCTTCACCTCAGCTTTCCACAGGCAGGACAGCCCTAAAAACTTCTACCCCATGCTGTGGAGAAGCCTTGAATTCTACTTTCCTTCCCAGTTTTTTTGGAAAGACCAGAAGGAAACCTGCCTTCCTCAGAGTCCACCTCTGGTGTTTTacagggcaggaggggtggCCCTGGTGTGGGAAAATCTGAGTCACATGGAGCTGCTTCTGCATTTCACTGCCACTGTACCCACCAAGggccttccctgctcctcagtgctcaggagcagctgctgtccctcctctgGTGACTGCAATACTTAGTGTGAACACTGAGTTAGTACTGATTTGGGGAAGTGATTACAGGATATAAACCTCTCAAATGGTTTTAAACACAGTTCTGGGTTTACTGAGGCCAATTCCCAGCTAGTTTCAAGCTGATCAGGTCTGTTCTgatggctctgtgctgcctcacCACAGaatgctgccctgtgctgctttggtgGCTGCTCTGGCTTCTTTCTGATTTTCATGCTGAGGCTGTGGTACCTAGGAGCAACTTCCAGCTTTAAGTAGTATTATaaagctgaattttattttcaattctaTTTATGTGCTCAGAAATACTGACACTTCTTGGGAGGAGCAGAAGTGTATATTCTTTCATAAAATTGCAGGCAGTGATGCTTAAAGCTGCCCATTCCAGCTGCCCTGTCACCTGCATCCTGCTGACCTCCTAAGCTCCCAGaaagctgggagagctggagcagaggaaggctGAGATCCCCAAGGCTTGGTcatgagctgtgctctgtggttAGTGCTCTCTCCCACCCCAGTCCTATCAATCCCAAGTGTTGCAGactgtgaaaaacaaaattcttgGAGATCAAATCAGGGACAAGTAGTGCCTTGGATTGAGCTGCTGGGTTtgagagcacagctcctgcatttGAGCAGCAAGGAGCCCACTCTCAGTCTGTGTCCTGGCCTCTGGCTTGGTGCTTAGCAAACTTTACCTTGgctctgctgtcaccagctgAGTCTCTCCAGTCTGTGGCCTTAGGCAGTCCTTGCTCTGAAGACTGAAATGTTCCCTTCACTCTCTACTTTTTCAGTTGTTAGCAGTAATTGTAGactttttcttctgccaaaCTATCCCTTTTAACACTTTTTCTTAAACATTTCAGATCCTGACTTCTCCTAAttatattctattctatatCTTCCCCACTCTAAGGTTTTTGCAGAGCTTTGTATTTTGTGTGATAACATTCTGTTGTTTACCATGGTTGATTTAATTTGGTGCTTTTAGCTAAGTAAAATATGGCAGAAGACAATCAGGAATGAGGGGCTGCTTTCCAACAGCAATGGCAGAAGAAGAAGAGCTTTGCAAAGGCTCATCAGACACATCTGCTTGCTTATTCAAAAACTGAAACCCAGGCAccctggaaatatttaaaaagctgCTCATATCTCTAAAGATTCTGCCATACAAAATTTGCCAATTCCTTGCCTCTAATGTGTGCAGCctcagaaagagagaaggattTTAGCACAAGCATAATTTTCTATACCCTGAGGACTCTTTTGCTTTCAGAGGCCTAGATTTGCAttcaaatgttattttctaATTGCCCAGGTTCTTGTGTGAATTCAGGCAGTGTATCTGCTGTTTagggcacacagcagcagctggtacACTGGTGCCAGCCAGTGATACCaatgataattttctttatgcTCCTTGTGCTGATAACATCTTGGTTTGCTATATCAAAATCAGTGCCCCGAGACTCCTGTGCTGTCCATCCTCCTGGCCCCTTCTGCTTTGATGCAAGTGATTTTTCCAGTGGTGATTCAAGGTGTCTGGAAGTAATCCATGACAGATAAATCTGTGCTTGCATTTCTCTGCCCATTGTGGGTGAGTGACTTTTTTGTGCACACTCAGCATTGCTACAGTGACAGAAAGGTCCTTGGAACACCCCTGACAAGTCAGTCTTGATCAAATTTGTCTAATTAAAGGAAGCTGCCTGTGGGAGGCACATTCAGTACAAACTCTCCAGTTTGAAAAAGGGCATTGCAAGGTAGATCTTACAAATGGTGAGCAATGTCAAGAGGGTGCATTTACTCATATTTCTCACAGGACAAGATATACAATGAGGAGATCAAGCAATATTTAaacagaatgcaaaaaaaaaaaaaaatcacagaagaacAGTTCATCAGGATCTACTGAAAACTGATAGGGCTGCAAAGCCTTGGCACAGGGTGTTCCTGAATTGCTGTTGATGGGATTTGGAGGGTGTGCTAGGGAAGGCacaagtgttttatttcttgtgttATTTCTGTAAGCATCTGCTGCTGAACactgctgggcagaggaagagaCAGGCTTCCAATCTGATCTTCATCAGTTTGGCTGGTGTTTTTACAAAATTATGGTCAAACAATGACTAGTTCTGTGGGGTCTGCACAGAGGAGGTTGAGCTGCTATGTACCTTCAAATAACAACATGCACTAGGACACAGCACCACCTATAGCTTTGCATGTGCCCAGTTGGCCTCTAATGGTTCAGTTTTCCATTTCTACATTGTTCTTTTTATCTGCTGCCTCTTGGACAAGAGGACTGCTATGTCAATATCCTGTTTGTGCCAGTGAGAGACCAGCCTTGTGCACAGCCTGAGCAAAGTGGTTTTCACCACCATGTAGCTCAGAGGATGACAGAGCAGTTGAGGCTGGAAGGCATCTCTGGACCGTCCAGTGCAGCccccctgctcagggcagggcccactagagcaggttgcccagGTTCAGCTGGGTTCTTAATGTCTCCAAAGATAGAAACTTCACAGCTTCTTGGGGCAACCAGTTCCAgcttcataaaaaaaaaacaagttctCTTATGTCTAAGAGGAACTTGATGTATTTCAGTGTCACTAGATATCACTGAGAAGAGTCTGGCTCCACCTTCTAAACCTTCTCTGATCAGGGATCCATACCCATCAGTAAGATCCTCATGAAGCCTCCTCCATGCTGAACAATTCCATCTCTCCTGGTCTCCTCATACTGCAAATGCTCCagttccttctccttctctgcagggctccctgGACTGCCCAGTGTATCATCAATgcctctcctgtgctgggagcccagagctggaccctGCACTCCAGCAGCgctcagagcagggaaggttcctgtccccaggcctggTGGTGATGCTCTCCTagagcagcccagcaggctgGTGGCATTCTTTGCCACAAGGGCATATTGGTGGCCTGTGTTCTCCTCCTCATGacatcctgctccagctggaaggTGTGACCCCGCTGCTGGTCCAGGCTTGTCCAGGCCACAGGCTAAAATGCCTGCTGAGTCAGTGGCATGAAGCCATGCATGCT contains:
- the SLC25A20 gene encoding mitochondrial carnitine/acylcarnitine carrier protein, whose product is MAKQPQPISPLKNFFAGGFGGVCLVFVGHPLDTIKVRLQTQPKPQPGQAPLYSGTFDCFRKTLVGEGVQGLYRGMAAPIIGVTPMFAVCFFGFGLGKRLQQRNPDDVLTYPQLFAAGMLSGVFTTVIMAPGERIKCLLQIQAATGETKYSGSLDCAKQLYRESGIRGVYKGTVLTLMRDVPASGMYFMTYEWLKNILTPQGKSVSDLSVPRILFAGGLAGIFNWAVAIPPDVLKSRFQTAPAGKYPNGFRDVLRELIREEGVASLYKGFTAVMIRAFPANAACFLGFEVAMKFLNWVAPGL